One window of the Nocardia huaxiensis genome contains the following:
- a CDS encoding galactose oxidase-like domain-containing protein has product MADWGPWQTVPEWWGWENQGAGIAVADLSGTGRPDLVVFLVDNPEGQNQGYFRVGRDLAADGAVTGGWTAWQQIPDWYGWENQGADICLTRIDGQPVLVVLTVDNPGGQNSGQFRLAKGLTADGEVAEWTPWVAVPEWYGWENQGAGMTVADLDGDGRPELIVFAVDNPQQVNAGVYTIGWGLDGSGHCVDGWSGWSAVPGWGFIENQGAAITVLPGAAGDPELVVCTIDHTPDGNAGYVRVVELDTGLMHAAHMGVWRILDFGTEINPVHAALLHPGDVVFFAGSGNDPDRHHAHEFRTRVWHYPNPGLDAPATPIDMFCTGHAFLADGRLLAVGGTGQYDPFYGLRDALIFDPAAGAWNAVADMEFGRWYPSLVTLPDGRVVAVSGLGTDGYLAVTPELFDPATETWSQLPVPGPIPMYGHLLLLEDGRIFYSGGQYGGNNGMRPSVWDPATGAATEVPGLVDPGSRNQSASVLLPPAQDQRVMLLGGGGYDMHSPAPALSDTRIVDLKAANPAYRPGPPMEHPRMHVCAVVLPDRTVLAAGGSGMEEMAHAAPPHAEIFDPATETWMHTGPQRIPRLYHSVAVLTPDGKVITAGSNPMRKTEELRIEMFWPPYLFRGARPELELSAEVATYGDTITATTSAALREASLLRPGSTTHSCDNDQRLIDLPFTVTAPDAITLTMPSNPALAPPGWYLVVVVDTDGVPSAGRWIRLTPP; this is encoded by the coding sequence GTGGCTGATTGGGGCCCGTGGCAGACGGTGCCCGAATGGTGGGGCTGGGAGAACCAGGGTGCCGGGATCGCCGTCGCGGACCTGAGCGGCACTGGGCGGCCGGACCTCGTGGTGTTCCTGGTCGACAATCCCGAGGGGCAGAACCAGGGCTACTTCCGGGTCGGACGTGACCTCGCCGCCGATGGCGCGGTGACCGGCGGATGGACTGCGTGGCAACAGATTCCGGACTGGTACGGGTGGGAGAACCAGGGGGCGGATATCTGCCTGACGCGGATCGACGGGCAGCCGGTGCTGGTGGTGCTGACCGTCGACAATCCGGGTGGGCAGAATTCGGGGCAGTTCCGGCTGGCCAAGGGGCTCACCGCTGACGGTGAGGTGGCGGAATGGACGCCGTGGGTGGCCGTTCCGGAGTGGTACGGGTGGGAGAACCAGGGCGCGGGGATGACCGTGGCCGATCTCGACGGTGACGGGCGGCCCGAGCTGATCGTGTTCGCGGTCGACAATCCGCAGCAGGTGAACGCGGGCGTCTACACGATCGGGTGGGGGCTCGACGGGTCGGGGCACTGCGTCGACGGGTGGAGCGGCTGGTCAGCGGTGCCCGGGTGGGGGTTCATCGAGAACCAAGGCGCGGCGATCACGGTGCTGCCCGGTGCGGCCGGGGATCCGGAGCTCGTGGTGTGCACGATCGACCACACCCCGGACGGCAATGCCGGATATGTGCGCGTGGTCGAACTCGACACCGGCTTGATGCACGCGGCCCACATGGGTGTCTGGCGGATCCTGGATTTCGGCACCGAGATCAATCCGGTGCACGCGGCGCTGCTGCACCCCGGGGATGTGGTGTTCTTCGCCGGATCGGGCAATGACCCGGATCGGCATCATGCGCACGAATTCCGCACGCGGGTCTGGCATTACCCGAACCCCGGGCTCGACGCACCGGCCACACCCATCGACATGTTCTGCACGGGGCACGCGTTCCTGGCCGATGGCCGGCTGCTCGCGGTCGGCGGCACCGGACAGTACGACCCGTTCTACGGCCTGCGTGACGCGCTCATCTTCGATCCCGCGGCGGGCGCGTGGAATGCGGTGGCGGACATGGAATTCGGGCGCTGGTATCCGAGCCTGGTCACACTGCCGGACGGCCGGGTGGTGGCAGTGTCGGGGTTGGGGACCGACGGATACCTGGCGGTGACTCCGGAACTGTTCGATCCGGCCACCGAAACCTGGTCGCAGCTCCCGGTTCCCGGTCCCATTCCCATGTACGGGCATCTCCTGCTGCTCGAGGACGGGCGAATCTTCTACTCCGGCGGCCAATACGGCGGGAACAACGGCATGCGCCCGTCGGTCTGGGATCCGGCGACCGGGGCCGCCACCGAGGTGCCCGGGCTCGTCGATCCGGGCTCGCGCAATCAGTCCGCCAGCGTGCTGCTGCCCCCGGCGCAGGACCAGCGGGTCATGCTGCTCGGCGGCGGCGGTTACGACATGCACAGTCCCGCACCGGCTCTGTCCGATACCCGGATCGTGGACCTGAAGGCTGCGAACCCCGCCTACCGTCCCGGACCGCCGATGGAGCATCCCCGCATGCACGTGTGCGCGGTCGTGCTGCCCGATCGCACGGTGCTGGCGGCCGGTGGTTCTGGCATGGAGGAGATGGCGCACGCCGCCCCGCCGCACGCCGAGATCTTCGATCCGGCCACCGAAACCTGGATGCACACCGGGCCGCAACGCATTCCGCGGCTGTACCACTCGGTGGCGGTGCTGACACCCGACGGCAAGGTGATCACCGCGGGCTCCAATCCGATGCGCAAGACCGAGGAGTTGCGCATCGAAATGTTCTGGCCGCCCTACCTTTTCCGCGGTGCGCGGCCGGAGTTGGAGCTGAGTGCCGAGGTCGCGACCTACGGCGACACGATCACCGCCACCACGAGCGCTGCCCTGCGTGAGGCGAGCCTGCTGCGTCCGGGCTCGACCACCCACTCCTGCGACAATGATCAGCGGCTCATCGATCTGCCGTTCACCGTCACCGCGCCGGACGCGATCACCCTGACGATGCCGTCGAATCCCGCGCTCGCGCCACCCGGCTGGTATCTCGTCGTCGTGGTCGACACCGACGGTGTGCCCTCCGCGGGACGCTGGATCCGCCTGACTCCGCCGTGA
- the rox gene encoding rifampin monooxygenase → MSDFDVIVAGGGPTGVLLASELRMRGVRAVVLEKESEPTKVVRAMGLHARSMEIMDQRGLVDQVLALGTQHPLGGYFAGIVKPQPEGLDTTYPFVFSIPQTVTERLLLERGAELGVEVRWGSELTGVSQDADGVDVELAEGDRLRARYLVGCDGGRSTVRKLAGIGFPGEPSRIDTLLGEVRLTAPWEEILPVITEVRKTQLRFGAGPIGDGVYRMVAPAAEVAEDRSVPPTFEELVRQFSALAGTDFGAHSPRWVSRFGDATRLADRYRAGRVLLAGDAAHIHPPLGGQGLNLGLQDAFNLGWKLAAQIHGWAPADLLDSYEIERRPVAADVLDNTRAQTALMSLDPNAQALRRLMGKLMDFAEVNKYLIERIIAIGIRYDFGDGPDPLGRRLRDVQLGHTRLFELLRTGRGLLLDQTGRLSVAGWADRVDHIADTSDELDAPAVLLRPDGHVAWAGDDQHDLNTCLPRWFGAPVS, encoded by the coding sequence ATGTCTGATTTCGACGTGATCGTCGCCGGTGGCGGACCGACCGGAGTGCTGCTCGCCAGTGAACTGCGCATGCGCGGGGTGCGGGCGGTCGTGCTGGAGAAGGAATCCGAGCCGACCAAGGTCGTACGGGCCATGGGATTGCATGCGCGGAGCATGGAGATCATGGATCAGCGGGGGCTGGTGGATCAGGTGCTCGCGCTCGGGACACAGCATCCGCTCGGGGGGTACTTCGCGGGCATCGTGAAGCCGCAACCGGAGGGGTTGGACACCACGTATCCGTTCGTGTTCTCGATTCCGCAGACCGTCACCGAGCGGCTGCTCCTGGAGCGGGGGGCCGAACTCGGTGTCGAAGTGCGCTGGGGGTCCGAACTGACCGGGGTGAGTCAGGACGCGGACGGGGTGGATGTCGAACTGGCCGAGGGCGATCGGCTGCGGGCGCGCTACCTGGTCGGATGCGATGGCGGCCGCAGTACGGTGCGCAAACTGGCCGGGATCGGCTTCCCCGGTGAGCCGAGCCGGATCGACACCCTGCTGGGCGAGGTGCGGCTCACCGCACCGTGGGAGGAGATCCTCCCGGTGATCACCGAGGTCCGTAAGACCCAGCTGCGATTCGGTGCGGGACCGATCGGCGACGGCGTGTACCGGATGGTCGCACCCGCCGCCGAGGTGGCCGAAGACCGCAGTGTCCCACCGACTTTCGAGGAACTCGTCCGGCAGTTCAGCGCCCTGGCGGGCACCGACTTCGGCGCGCACTCGCCACGGTGGGTATCTCGCTTCGGCGATGCCACCCGGCTGGCCGACCGCTACCGCGCAGGCCGCGTGCTGCTCGCGGGCGACGCCGCGCACATCCATCCGCCGCTCGGCGGCCAGGGCCTCAACCTCGGCCTCCAGGACGCCTTCAACCTCGGATGGAAACTCGCCGCTCAGATCCACGGCTGGGCACCGGCCGACCTGCTGGACAGCTACGAGATCGAACGCCGCCCCGTGGCCGCCGACGTCCTGGACAACACCCGCGCCCAAACCGCACTCATGTCACTCGACCCGAACGCCCAGGCCCTGCGCCGCCTCATGGGCAAGCTCATGGACTTCGCCGAAGTCAACAAGTACCTCATCGAACGCATCATCGCGATCGGCATCCGCTACGACTTCGGCGACGGACCCGACCCGCTGGGCCGCCGCCTCCGGGATGTGCAGCTCGGCCACACCCGCCTTTTCGAACTGCTGCGCACCGGCCGCGGCCTGCTACTCGACCAGACCGGCCGACTGTCCGTGGCAGGCTGGGCGGATCGTGTCGACCACATCGCCGACACCAGCGACGAACTGGACGCGCCCGCCGTCCTGCTGCGACCCGACGGCCACGTGGCGTGGGCGGGTGACGACCAGCACGACCTGAACACCTGCCTGCCCAGATGGTTCGGCGCTCCGGTCAGTTGA
- a CDS encoding helix-turn-helix transcriptional regulator: MLFGREAEIEVISSFVVDGCGGETALVLSGEPGVGKTALLDAAAEIAAARGVRVLRAAALEFEAELSFGALNQLLQPLSGHIEVLEAAHREALRVVMGSETGAMPTQLVAGAATLALLRAAAQAGALLLIVDDVQWLDLASSMAVIYALRRLGPADVRLLAATRTEAGDAFTRSGFRLHEVAPLDAGSAEKLLSAAFPALSTAVRGRLRSDARGNPLALLELPAALRTLHGTAQLPGVLPLTRRLQGMFADRLDALPAATRRTLLFVVLAGAENSTTIEECVRTPEGRDALLPAERAGLIRPNPRTGRLEFRHPLLRSAVVESSTSEERRGAHRILADAFAASPQRRAWHLGQAATGPDEDVAAQLETLSQLMVRDGDAGRAAAAMLRAAELSPADGDRARRTARAAYLGSLLTGDLADSGRLLRAAPNPALGGRSLPVALAASFQLLNSEGDVTTASRLLLAGLHAAAEEESRDQDTVIEALHTLLSIGFYSGPDGPWTEIDAALERVVVEPEDTLALLRGPFVDPVHSGPKALADLDSALDGLRLSADPVHIVRVATAGTYVDRVGRAREPLRRVIDDGQDGGAVARSIDALFLLAIDDFFCGAWDHLLEITDEGLRLCAELGYVVSSGTGKFLRGLVAAARGDGAAADGLSEEVLMFAAPRRLLVLAHYASHIRCLHALGTSTFGDAYRHAALINPPGDFLPHNPHALWLVLDLTEAAARSGRFEDARAHARGAKAAALEELSPRLAMLVAAAQAVAHPDKAREHFEEALAVPGTERYLFDRARIELLYGEQLRRDRATTEARTHLSTAATLFAELGAEPWVRRTQSELRATGENSPSPGPAALTAREQAVAELAATGLTNKQIGEQLYLSDRTVSTHLYRIFHKLGVTRRSALRDALERHPGSDPAAH, translated from the coding sequence ATGTTGTTCGGGCGCGAGGCCGAGATCGAGGTGATCTCGTCGTTCGTGGTGGACGGGTGCGGTGGCGAGACGGCGCTGGTGCTGTCCGGGGAGCCGGGGGTGGGGAAGACGGCGCTGTTGGATGCGGCGGCGGAGATCGCGGCCGCGCGCGGGGTGCGGGTGCTGCGGGCCGCGGCGCTCGAGTTCGAGGCCGAGTTGTCGTTCGGGGCGTTGAACCAGCTGCTGCAGCCGTTGAGCGGGCATATCGAGGTCCTCGAGGCGGCGCATCGGGAGGCGCTGCGGGTGGTGATGGGTTCGGAGACGGGGGCGATGCCGACGCAGTTGGTCGCGGGGGCAGCGACTTTGGCGCTGTTGCGGGCGGCGGCGCAGGCCGGGGCTCTGTTGCTGATCGTCGATGATGTGCAGTGGCTGGATCTGGCCAGCAGTATGGCGGTGATCTACGCGTTGCGGCGGCTCGGCCCGGCCGATGTTCGATTGCTGGCGGCGACACGAACCGAAGCCGGGGATGCGTTCACGCGCAGCGGGTTTCGGCTCCATGAGGTGGCGCCGCTGGATGCGGGAAGCGCGGAGAAGCTGCTGTCGGCGGCGTTTCCCGCGCTGTCGACGGCGGTGCGGGGGCGACTGCGGTCCGATGCGCGCGGGAATCCGCTTGCGCTGCTGGAACTTCCGGCGGCGCTGCGGACCCTGCACGGGACGGCGCAACTGCCCGGGGTGCTGCCGCTGACCCGCCGGTTGCAGGGTATGTTCGCCGATCGCCTCGACGCGCTGCCGGCGGCGACGCGGCGGACGCTGCTGTTCGTGGTGCTCGCGGGTGCGGAGAACAGCACGACCATCGAAGAGTGCGTGCGCACTCCGGAAGGACGCGACGCTCTGCTGCCCGCCGAACGGGCGGGGCTCATCCGGCCCAATCCGCGTACCGGCCGCCTCGAATTCCGGCATCCGCTGCTGCGCTCGGCCGTGGTGGAATCCTCGACCAGCGAGGAGCGGCGGGGTGCGCATCGGATTCTGGCCGACGCCTTCGCCGCGTCGCCGCAGCGGCGGGCCTGGCATCTCGGACAGGCCGCGACCGGACCCGACGAGGATGTGGCGGCACAGCTCGAGACGCTGTCGCAGCTCATGGTGCGCGACGGCGACGCCGGCCGGGCGGCGGCCGCCATGCTGCGGGCCGCCGAGCTCAGTCCCGCCGACGGTGACCGGGCGCGGCGCACCGCGCGGGCGGCCTATCTGGGCTCGCTGCTCACCGGCGATCTCGCCGACTCCGGCCGATTGCTGCGCGCCGCACCGAATCCCGCGCTCGGCGGCCGCTCGTTGCCGGTCGCTTTGGCCGCCTCCTTCCAACTGCTCAACAGCGAAGGCGATGTCACGACCGCGAGCCGGCTGCTGCTCGCCGGACTGCACGCCGCGGCCGAGGAAGAATCCCGCGATCAGGACACGGTGATCGAGGCGCTGCACACCCTGCTGTCCATCGGGTTCTACAGCGGGCCGGACGGGCCGTGGACCGAAATCGACGCCGCGCTCGAGCGGGTGGTGGTGGAGCCCGAGGATACGCTCGCCCTGCTGCGCGGGCCGTTCGTGGATCCGGTGCACAGCGGCCCGAAAGCCTTGGCGGACTTGGACAGTGCGCTGGACGGGCTGCGATTGTCGGCGGATCCGGTGCATATCGTGCGGGTCGCCACGGCGGGCACGTATGTCGATCGGGTCGGGCGCGCGCGGGAACCGCTGCGGCGGGTGATCGACGACGGGCAGGACGGCGGCGCGGTCGCGCGATCCATCGACGCGCTGTTCCTGCTCGCCATCGACGATTTCTTCTGCGGCGCATGGGATCACCTGCTCGAGATCACCGACGAGGGCTTGCGGCTGTGCGCGGAACTCGGGTACGTGGTCAGCTCCGGGACCGGGAAGTTCCTGCGTGGCCTGGTGGCCGCCGCGCGCGGGGACGGCGCCGCCGCGGATGGGCTGAGCGAGGAGGTGCTGATGTTCGCCGCACCGCGCCGGCTGCTCGTCCTCGCGCACTACGCTTCGCATATTCGATGCCTGCACGCACTCGGCACCTCGACGTTCGGCGACGCGTATCGGCATGCGGCACTGATCAATCCACCCGGAGACTTCCTGCCGCACAATCCTCACGCACTGTGGCTGGTGCTCGACCTCACCGAAGCCGCCGCTCGCAGCGGACGCTTCGAGGACGCACGGGCCCACGCGCGTGGCGCGAAAGCCGCTGCACTGGAGGAGCTTTCGCCACGCCTTGCCATGCTCGTCGCGGCCGCCCAGGCGGTGGCGCACCCGGATAAGGCCCGCGAGCACTTCGAGGAGGCCCTCGCCGTTCCCGGCACCGAGCGTTATCTGTTCGATCGCGCCCGCATCGAACTCCTCTACGGTGAGCAGCTGCGTCGCGACCGCGCGACGACCGAGGCCCGCACCCATCTCAGCACGGCCGCAACGCTTTTCGCCGAACTGGGGGCCGAGCCGTGGGTGCGCAGGACGCAATCCGAACTTCGCGCCACCGGCGAGAACTCCCCGTCGCCCGGTCCGGCCGCCCTGACCGCCCGTGAGCAGGCCGTCGCCGAGCTGGCGGCGACCGGACTGACGAACAAGCAGATCGGCGAACAGCTCTACCTCTCCGACCGGACGGTCTCGACCCATCTCTACCGGATCTTCCACAAACTCGGTGTCACCCGCCGCAGCGCCCTGCGCGACGCACTCGAACGCCATCCCGGCAGCGACCCGGCGGCGCACTGA
- a CDS encoding alpha/beta fold hydrolase, whose protein sequence is MPSTDNTVVLVHGAFVDGSGWRAVHDELTRDGYRVRIVQNPTNSLAEDAAATRAVLDELDGPAVLVGHSYGGAVITEAGVHEAVSALVYITAFAPDKGESVNSLLGTFPQDGPQPPILPSPDGHLLLDRAKFHAAFAADLSPEDAAFLAHSQTPWGLEAIGGTISEAAWRLKPSWYLHVTEDRMIPPAAQRSMAERLGATVRETAGSHAIYVSRPTVVADLIRAAAQ, encoded by the coding sequence ATGCCATCAACCGACAATACCGTCGTCCTCGTCCACGGCGCCTTCGTGGACGGCTCCGGCTGGCGCGCTGTCCACGACGAGCTCACCCGCGACGGCTACCGTGTCCGCATCGTCCAGAACCCCACCAACTCCCTGGCCGAGGACGCCGCCGCCACCCGCGCCGTTCTCGACGAGCTCGACGGTCCCGCGGTCCTGGTCGGCCACTCCTACGGCGGCGCGGTCATCACCGAAGCCGGTGTGCACGAGGCGGTTTCGGCCCTCGTCTACATCACCGCCTTCGCCCCCGACAAGGGCGAATCCGTGAACAGCCTGCTCGGCACCTTCCCCCAGGACGGCCCCCAGCCGCCCATCCTCCCCTCCCCCGACGGCCACCTGCTGCTGGACCGCGCCAAGTTCCACGCGGCCTTCGCCGCCGACCTCTCCCCCGAAGACGCTGCCTTCCTGGCCCATTCGCAGACCCCCTGGGGTCTGGAGGCAATCGGCGGCACCATCAGCGAAGCCGCCTGGCGGCTCAAGCCGAGCTGGTACCTGCACGTCACCGAGGACCGCATGATTCCCCCGGCGGCCCAGCGCTCCATGGCCGAACGCCTCGGCGCCACCGTCCGCGAAACCGCCGGCAGCCACGCCATCTACGTCTCACGCCCCACCGTCGTCGCCGACCTCATCCGCGCCGCAGCACAATAG
- the tpiA gene encoding triose-phosphate isomerase, with amino-acid sequence MARKPLIAGNWKMNLNHLEAIALVQKIAFALPEKYFAKVDVTVIPPFVDLRSVQTLVEGDKLLITYGAQDLSQHAEGAYTGEISGSMLAKLGCSFVVVGHSERRQYHNETDDIVLAKAKRALEYGITPIVCIGEGLGIREAKTHVEYNLEQLRGSLKGLTAEEISKVVIAYEPVWAIGTGKVATPADAQEVCGAIRKELAELANPEVAAGVRVLYGGSVNAKNVGELVGQTDIDGALVGGASLKGDEFATLSAIAAGGPLP; translated from the coding sequence ATGGCACGTAAGCCTTTGATCGCCGGCAACTGGAAGATGAACCTCAATCACCTCGAGGCCATCGCTCTGGTGCAGAAGATCGCGTTCGCCCTGCCGGAGAAGTACTTCGCCAAGGTCGACGTCACGGTCATCCCCCCGTTCGTGGACCTGCGCAGTGTGCAGACCCTGGTCGAGGGCGACAAGCTGCTGATCACCTACGGCGCGCAGGACCTGTCCCAGCACGCCGAAGGCGCCTACACCGGCGAGATCAGCGGTTCGATGCTGGCCAAGCTGGGCTGTTCCTTCGTGGTGGTCGGCCACTCCGAGCGTCGGCAGTACCACAACGAGACCGACGACATCGTGCTCGCCAAGGCCAAGCGCGCCCTCGAATACGGCATCACCCCGATCGTCTGCATCGGTGAGGGCCTGGGCATCCGCGAGGCCAAGACCCACGTCGAGTACAACCTCGAGCAACTGCGCGGCTCGCTCAAGGGCCTGACCGCCGAAGAGATCTCGAAGGTCGTCATCGCCTACGAGCCGGTGTGGGCCATCGGCACCGGCAAGGTCGCCACCCCCGCCGACGCCCAGGAAGTCTGCGGCGCCATCCGCAAGGAACTCGCCGAACTGGCGAATCCCGAAGTGGCAGCAGGCGTCCGGGTGCTCTACGGCGGCTCGGTCAACGCCAAGAACGTCGGCGAACTGGTCGGCCAGACCGACATCGACGGCGCTCTCGTCGGCGGCGCGTCCCTGAAGGGTGACGAGTTCGCCACCCTGTCCGCGATCGCCGCGGGCGGCCCACTGCCGTAA
- a CDS encoding phosphoglycerate kinase: protein MTIKTLQDLLTEGVEGRGVLVRSDLNVPLDNGTITDPGRILASVPTIKALSDAGAKVVVMAHLGRPKGEPDPKFSLAPVAARLAEELGRNVQLAGDVVGYDALSRSEGLTDGDVMLLENIRFDPRETSKDDAERAKLANALVELVGDDGAFVSDGFGVVHRKQASVYDIAKVLPHYAGTLVAAETEVLKKLTEDSERPYAVVLGGSKVSDKLAVIEALAPKVDTLVIGGGMCFTFLAAQGLSVGTSLLQEEMIDTCKKLLETFGDVIHLPVDIVAADKFSADADSKVVAANEIPDGWMGLDIGPDSVARFSALLTEAKTVFWNGPMGVFEFEKFSAGTRGVAEAIATATSKGAFTVVGGGDSAAAVRTLGLPEDGFSHISTGGGASLEYLEGKELPGLAVLED from the coding sequence ATGACCATCAAAACTCTCCAGGACCTGCTGACCGAGGGCGTGGAAGGCCGGGGCGTGCTCGTGCGCTCCGACCTGAACGTGCCCCTCGACAACGGCACCATCACCGACCCGGGCCGCATCCTCGCGTCCGTGCCGACCATCAAGGCGCTCTCGGATGCCGGCGCCAAGGTTGTCGTCATGGCGCACCTGGGCCGGCCGAAGGGTGAGCCGGACCCGAAGTTCTCCCTCGCCCCGGTCGCCGCGCGACTGGCCGAGGAGCTGGGCCGCAATGTTCAGCTCGCCGGTGACGTGGTCGGTTACGACGCGCTCTCGCGTTCGGAGGGCCTCACCGACGGCGATGTGATGCTGCTCGAGAACATCCGTTTCGATCCCCGTGAGACCAGCAAGGACGACGCCGAGCGCGCCAAGCTGGCCAATGCGCTGGTCGAATTGGTCGGTGACGACGGCGCTTTCGTGTCCGACGGCTTCGGTGTGGTGCACCGCAAGCAGGCGTCGGTGTACGACATTGCCAAGGTGCTGCCGCATTACGCGGGCACCCTGGTGGCGGCCGAGACCGAGGTGCTGAAGAAGCTCACCGAGGATTCGGAGCGTCCGTACGCGGTCGTGCTCGGCGGGTCCAAGGTCTCCGACAAGCTGGCGGTCATCGAGGCGCTCGCCCCGAAGGTCGACACGCTCGTCATCGGTGGCGGCATGTGCTTCACCTTCCTTGCGGCACAGGGCCTTTCGGTGGGCACCTCGCTGCTGCAGGAGGAGATGATCGACACCTGCAAGAAGCTGCTGGAGACCTTCGGCGACGTCATCCACCTGCCGGTGGATATCGTTGCCGCGGACAAGTTCTCGGCCGACGCCGACTCGAAGGTGGTCGCCGCCAACGAGATTCCGGACGGCTGGATGGGCCTGGACATCGGCCCCGATTCGGTGGCGCGGTTCTCGGCGCTGCTGACCGAGGCCAAGACGGTGTTCTGGAACGGCCCGATGGGCGTGTTCGAGTTCGAGAAGTTCTCGGCGGGCACCCGCGGTGTGGCCGAGGCCATCGCCACGGCCACCTCGAAGGGCGCGTTCACCGTGGTCGGCGGCGGCGACTCCGCCGCCGCCGTGCGCACCCTCGGCCTGCCCGAGGACGGTTTCTCGCACATCTCCACCGGCGGCGGCGCGTCGCTGGAATACCTGGAGGGCAAGGAACTCCCCGGTCTAGCGGTTCTGGAGGACTGA
- the gap gene encoding type I glyceraldehyde-3-phosphate dehydrogenase codes for MTVRVGINGFGRIGRNFFRAVEALKALGTTEIEIVAVNDLTDIKTLATLLKYDSILGRLPQDVSVDGDYIVVGDQRVKALAIKEGPSALPWADLNVDVVVESTGIFTDAAKAKGHLAAGAKKVIISAPASGEDITIVMGVNDDKYDGSQNIISNASCTTNCLGPIAKVLNDSFGIERGLMTTVHAYTQDQNLQDAPHKDLRRARAAALNIVPTGTGAAKAIGLVLPELQGKLNGYALRVPVPTGSLTDLTVDLKKAATVEEINAAMKAASEGALKGILKYNVDPIVSSDIVTDPHSSIYDAPLTQVIDNQVKVASWYDNEWGYSNRLADLIGLVGKSL; via the coding sequence GTGACTGTCCGGGTAGGTATCAATGGCTTCGGCCGCATTGGACGCAACTTCTTCCGGGCCGTCGAGGCGCTCAAAGCCCTCGGCACCACCGAGATCGAGATTGTCGCGGTGAACGACCTCACCGACATCAAGACCCTCGCCACCCTGCTGAAGTACGACTCCATCCTCGGTCGGCTGCCGCAGGACGTCTCCGTCGACGGGGACTACATCGTGGTCGGCGACCAGCGCGTCAAGGCGCTGGCCATCAAGGAGGGCCCGTCCGCCCTGCCGTGGGCCGACCTGAACGTCGATGTGGTCGTCGAATCCACGGGCATCTTCACCGATGCCGCCAAGGCCAAGGGCCACCTGGCGGCCGGCGCCAAGAAGGTCATCATCTCCGCGCCCGCCTCGGGTGAGGACATCACCATCGTCATGGGCGTCAATGACGACAAGTACGACGGCTCGCAGAACATCATCTCCAACGCCTCGTGCACCACCAACTGCCTGGGCCCGATTGCCAAGGTGCTCAACGACTCCTTCGGCATCGAGCGCGGTCTCATGACCACCGTGCACGCCTACACCCAGGACCAGAACCTGCAGGACGCGCCGCACAAGGATCTGCGTCGCGCCCGCGCCGCCGCGCTGAACATCGTGCCCACCGGCACCGGCGCCGCCAAGGCCATCGGCCTGGTGCTGCCCGAGTTGCAGGGCAAGCTGAACGGTTACGCGCTGCGTGTGCCGGTCCCGACCGGTTCGCTCACCGACCTCACCGTGGACCTGAAGAAGGCCGCGACGGTCGAGGAGATCAACGCTGCCATGAAGGCCGCCTCGGAGGGCGCGCTGAAGGGCATTCTGAAGTACAACGTGGACCCGATCGTCTCCAGCGACATCGTGACCGACCCCCACTCGTCCATCTACGACGCGCCGCTGACCCAGGTCATCGACAACCAGGTCAAGGTGGCGTCGTGGTACGACAACGAGTGGGGTTACTCCAACCGCCTCGCCGATCTGATCGGCCTCGTCGGAAAGTCTCTCTGA